The Anaeromyxobacter sp. Fw109-5 genomic interval TGCTTCGAGCGCCACCTGCGCAAGCGCATCACCTCCGGCGCGATGCGGCACATCCGCCGCCACCTGCTGTCCGGCCACTTCGTCCTCATCGCCTCCGGCTCGCCCCAGTACATCGTGGACGAGGTCGGCCGTCACCTGCGCGTGCACGCGGCGATCGGGACGCGCACGCGGATCGTGGACGGGAAGGCCACGGACCAGATCGTCCCGCCCGTCGTCTTCCGCGAGGGCAAGCGGGCCGCGGTGGAGGCGGTGCTCGAGCGCTGGGACCTCGACCCCGCGCGGAGCTGGCTCTACTCCGACTCCGTGGCCGACGTGCCGCTGTTCGAGGCGGTCGGGAACCCGGTGGTGGTGAACCCCAAGGCCCCGTTCCGCGCGCTCGCCGAGCGCCGGGGCTGGGAGGTCCAGGAGTGGCGCGAGCGGAACCGCCCCGGCGATCAGCCGGACATCGCGGACGAGTGGGGATCGTGGGGAGGCTAGCCTCCCCACTGAGCCGTTACCCGAGCCGGAACAGCCGCTTCACGTTGGCCGTCGTCGCCGCCGCGACGTCGTCCAGGGACGCGCCCCAGAGCTCCGCCACCTTCTCGGCGGTCTTCACCACGTACGCCGGCTCGTTGCGCTTGCCGCGGTAGGGGGCCGGCGCGAGGAACGGGCTGTCGGTCTCGACGAGGAGCCGGTCGCGCGGGACGATCCGCACGGCCTCGCGGATCGCCTCGGCGGTCTTGAACGTCACGATCCCGGCGACCGAGATGTGCAGGCCGAGGTCGAGGTAGGCGCGCGCGGCGGGCGCGTCGCCGGTGAAGCAGTGGATGACGCCGCCGGCCGCGGGGATGCCCTCCTCGCGCAGGATGGCGGCGCAGTCCTCGTCGGCCTCGCGCACGTGCACCACGAGCGGCCTCGCCGCGTCGCGGGCGATCCGGATCGAGCGTCGGAACGCGGCCCGCTGGTCGGCGCGCGGGGAGTGGTCGTAGTGGTAGTCGAGCCCGGTCTCTCCGACCGCGACCACCCGCGGGTCCGCGGCGAGGGCCGCCGCGGTCGCCCAGTCCTCCTCCGGCACCCGCGCAGCCTCGTGCGGGTGGACGCCCACCGTCGCGCTGAAGAAGCCCGGGTCCTGCGTCGCGAGCTCGAGCGCGTTTCCAAAGTCGCCCGGCTTGCGCCACAGCCCGACGCACACGATTCGCTCCAGCCCCGCCGCGCGGGCGCGAGAGACGACGCCGTCGAGGTCGTGGACGTAGTCGGCGCAGTCGAGGTGGGCGTGAGAGTCGATGAGGCCCATGAGATCCGTCCCCTCCCCTGATCCGCCCCGACCTCGACCTCGACCTCGACCTCGACCTCGACCCCGACCCCGACCCCGACCCCGACCCCGACCCCGACCCCGACCCCGACCTCGACCCCGACCTCGACCCCGACCTCGACCCCGACCTCGACCCCGACCCCGACCCCGACCTCGACCCCGACCTCGACCCCGACCTCGACCCCGACCTCGACCCCGACCCCGACCCCGACCTCGACCCCGACCTCGACCTCGACCTCGACCCCGACTCAGAAGCCGTGCGCCGAGCGGCGGGAACGGGATCTACTTCACCCGCGTCCCCGGCGCGATGCCGTCCGGGACCGTCACCACCGCCAGGTTCGGCGCCTCCCCCGCGGCGAGCAGCATGCCCTGGGAGGTGATGCCCCGCAGCGGCCGCGGGGCGAGGTTGGCGACCACCACGATCCGCTTGCCGACCAGCGCGCCGGGCTCCGGGTAGGCCTGGGCGATGCCGGCGACGATGATGCGGGGCTCGGGATCGCCCGCCTCGACGGTGAGCTTCAGGAGCTTGTCCGCGCCCTCCACCTTCTCGGCGCTCCGGACCACCGCCACCCGCAGCTCGACCTTGGCGAAGTCGTCGTACTGGATGACGCCGGGCGGTGCGGCCGCCGCGGGCTTCGCGCTCGCCTTGGTCGCGGTCTCCGCCGGGCTCGCCGCCTTCGCCACCTTCGGCGCGGGCGACCTCGCCTCGGGGGGTACGACGATGAGCTTCTCCACCTGCCTGGGGTCGAGCCGGGCGATCTGCGGGGGCTTCGCCGCGACCACGACGGGCCCGCCGGCGAAGGGATCGAAGTCCTCGTCCCAGCGCTCTGGCCGCTCCTGCCCGAACGCGGCGGCGAGGTCGCCGCAGAAGCGCGGCATCACCGGCCACAGGATCGTCGCGATGGCGCGCAGGGACTTGGCGCACGAGAAGAGCAGCGCCCGGCTCGCGGGCGAGGCCGGGTCTTCCCAGGGCTTCGCCTCCTGCATCCGCTTGTTGCAGCGATCCGCCACCTGGTTCGCGGCGCGGACCACCTCGCGGTACTCGAGCGCGCGGTAGGCGAGGCGGGCCGCCGCGAGGGCGGAGCGCGCCACCTCCACGAGCGCCGGCTCGGGCCTCTCGGCGAGCGGCGCGCCCGCGCGGGGCACGAGCGCCGCGACGCGCGAGGCCAGGTTCGCCACGTTGTTGGCGAGATCGGCGTTGACGCGGTTCCGGAACTCGTCGAGCGCGAGGTCGAGGTCCTGGACCGACGGGCCGAGGTTCGCGGCGTAGAAGTAGCGGAGCAGCTCAGGGTCGAGGCCGGCGTCGAGGTAGGTGCGCGCGGTGATGAAGCTCCCGCGCGTCTTCGACATCTTCTCGCCGTTCACCGTCAGGTGCCCGTGCACCGGCATCCGATCCGGCCGCTTGAGCCCGGCCGCCCAGAGCATCGCCGGCCAGAACACCGCGTGGAAGCGCAGGATGTCCTTGCCGATGAAGTGCTCGAGGCGTGCCCCGGCGCCCTCCGCGAGGTAGCGGCGCTCGAACTCCGCGGGGGAGAGCCGCTCGCCCGCGGGCGCCTCCTCCGCGAAGTAGTGCTCCGCCGAGGAGAGGTAGCCGATCGGCGCGTCGACCCACACGTAGAGGAACTTGCCGGGGAAGTCGGGATCCTTCACCGGGAAGCCGAAGTACGGGGCGTCGCGCGTGATGCACCAGTCCTGCAGGTCCGCGAGCCACCCCTTCACCTGCTCGCGCACCGCCGGCTCGAGGTGCCCCTCCGCCTCCACCCAGCCGCGGATGACCTCCTCGGCCTTCTTGAGATCGACGTAGGCGTGGTCGGACGACCGGACGACCGGCGCCGAGCCGCAGATGGCGCACCGCGGGTCCTTCAGATCCCGCGGATCGTAGGTCGTGCCGCAGACCTCGCACACGTCGCCGTACTGATCCCTCGCGCCGCACTTCGGGCAGGTGCCCTTCACGAAGCGATCCGGCAGGAAGCGCCGGTCGTGCTCGCAGTAGAGCTGCTCGATGGAGCGCTTGTAGATGAGCCCCTTCGCCTTCAGCGCGTCGTAGATGCGGTAGGCCCAGCGCGCGTTCTCGGGCGAGTCGGTGGTGTAGTAGGTGGAGAACTCGACGCCGAAGCGCCGGAAGTCGTCGTGCTGCTCGCCCCGGTACTTCTCGACGAACGCCTTCGGCGTCATGCCCGCCTTCGCGGCGTTCACCTCGATGGGCGTGCCGTGCGAGTCGGCGGCGCAGACGTAGGTGACGTGGTCGCCGCAGGCGCGCCGGTACCGCACGTACACGTCGGTCTGGATGTACTCCACGAGGTGGCCGAGGTGGATCGAACCGTTCGCGTAGGGCAGCGCGCTCGTGACGAGGAGACGCTCGCTCAAGGGTGACTCCTTTCCATGTGTCCGCCGGCGAGCAGGCCGAGGAGGACGCGCTCGAGGCGGATCCGGCCGTCCTGGCCGCTCTTCATGGCGACGTCCGCCTCCGCGAGCGCCGCGAGGCCGTCGAGCAGCTCCGCCCGCGAGAAGCGCGTCGACGCCTGGTACTTCATCCAGAACCCGAAGGGCTTCTTCCCCTTCGCCTCGTCCTCGGGCACGAGCGGGAAGACCTCCGCCTCCCACTCGCGCGCCGAGCCGATGCGCCGGTCGCCCACGGCGCGGCGGGCGCGCTCCCGCTCCACGATCATCCGCCGCACGGCGCTCGCGAGCGAGCCGAGGAGCATGAACGGGCTCGCGCCGTCCGCGATGGACCGGTCGAGGACACCGAGCGCCTGCGGGAGGTCGCGGGCCTCGATCGCGTTGCCGAGCGCGAAGAACGGATCCGACGCCACGCGCGTGACGACCGCGTCCACGTCCTCGGCGCCGATCACCTTGCGGTCGCCCACGTAGGCGGCGAGCTTCGCGACCTCGGAGGCGAGCGTGCGGGCGTCCTCGCCGACGAGCGCCGCGAGGCGCGCCTCGCCCCCGCGGTCCACCCGCTTGCCGGTGCCGGCGAGGAGCGACGCCAGCACGGGGCCGAGGACGAGCCGCTGCGCGTCCCACGTCCCCTCCTTCTCGAGCTGGATCGTGACCCGCCGCCCCGCCGCGGCGAGCTTCTTCACGAGCGGCAGCTTCCCGTCCACCTTGCCCGCGGCGACCACGAGCACGTGGCCGCGCGCGAAGCCCTTCTCGAGGGCGGCGTCGAGCGCGGACGCGTCGTCCTTCGCGACCTTGAGGTCGCGCTCCACGGCGAAGCGCGCGGCCCCCTCCACGAAGGCCGCGTCGTACGTGGCCTCGGGGACGCCGAGATCGGCGGCGAGGGCGGCGTGGTCCACCCGCCCCGCCTCGGGCGCGAGGTCCTTCAGGCTCCAGCCCGCCTTGGCGGCGAGCGCGAGCAGCCTGCGCGCCGCGTCCCGCTGGGCCCCCTTCGCCCACTGCTCCCTCGCCCGCCCGTAGGCGGCCTCCGCGTCCTCCTTCGAGGCGAGGAACGCGGGCTCGTGGACCAGCACGACCTTCCCGCCGCCGAACAGGCCGCCGGTGGAGAGCTCGGCGGCGACCTCGGCAGGCGAGGCGGCGGCGTCGAGCTCGACGAGGTTCAGGGCCCGCCGGTCCTCCGGCACGAGCGCGCCGGCGAGCTCGCGCGCGGCGCGCAGGGCGAGGAAGGCGTCGCCGTCGAGCAGGTACACCGGCCGCGGGCTGCCCGCCCGGACGTCGGCGAGGCACGTCTCGAGGGTCGCGCCCGCCGCGGCGCGCGCCGGAGGTCCCCTACCCGCGGCCATGGAACCACGCGATGAGCATGCGCTCGAGGGCGAGCGTCGGGGACGCGTTCTGGCGGAGCGCCGCCGCGGTCGTCTGCACCTCCTCCCGCCGGCGCAGGACCTCCGCGGGCGCGAGCGCGGCGGCGGCTCGGCGCGTCGCGTCGGCGAGGTCGCCGAGCGCGACGTCGGCGGCGCCCGCCTGGGCCGCCAGGACGTCGCGCAGCCACACGGCGAGGAGCGCGCACAGCTCGGCCGCGGCCTCGCGGTCGTCGCCGTGGTCGCGGGCGAAGGCGAGCCAGGCGGCGGCGTCGCCCGGATCGAGCGTGGCGGCAGCCAGCACGGCGTCGCGCTCCGCCGCGAGCGTCTCGGCGTCGAGCGCGAGCGCGCGCGAGAGCGAGCCGCCGGCGAGGGCGGCCGCGAGGCGGGCCTCCGCCGCAGGCCGCCCGCCCGCCTCGAGCCGCGCGGCCACGGCCGCGGCGGGCAGCGGCGCGAACGGTACGCGCAGGCAGCGCGATCGGATCGTGGGCAGGAGCGCGTCGGGGCTCGCCGCGACGAGGACGAGCGTGGTGGCCTCCGGCGGCTCCTCGAGCGTCTTCAGCAGCGCGTTCTGCGCCTGCGGGTTCATGGCGTCGGCGGGATCGAGGATGACGAACCGCCGCCGTCCCTCGAAGCGCTTCATCGCGAGCCGCCGGTCGACCACGTCCCGCACCTGGTCGACGACGATGTCCTTGGACGGCGTCCGCCCGCCCTTCGGATCCCAGCGCCCCGCCTTCGCCATGACGCGCTCCTCCTGGAGGAGGAGCACGTCGGGGTGGACGCCGCGCGCGATCTTGCGGCAAGGCGCGCAGGCGCCGCACGCGTCGTCGCGGAGGCCGCCCGCGGGCGCCGGCACCTCGCAGTTCGCCGCCTGCGCGAGGAGGCGGGCGGCGGTGGCCTTCCCGACGCCCTCGGGGCCGCCGAACAGGTAGGCGTGGTGGAGCGCGCCGCGCCGCAGGGCGGATCGCAGCGAGGACACGGCGCGATCCTGCGCGATGAGCTCGGAGAACGGCATGACGCGGCGCGGAAGATAGCATAAGGGGCGCGGCCGGCGGCCGCCGCGTGCTCGCTCGCCAGCCGGCCGGCAGCGCGCGCCACGCGAGCGAAGCGAGCGCGCCGGGCGCCGCCGCGGCCGCCGCGAAGCCGCCGCGAAGCCGCCGCGGCGCGTGGATCATCAATTCAGCCGGCCCGCGAGCCGCGCCACCGCCGCCGTCAGCTCGGACGGCTCGACCGGCTTCGCGAGGTAGACCTGGAAGCCCGCGAGCAGCGCCTCCGTCCGGTCCTCCGCCTGGGTGTACGCGGTGAGCGCCGCCGCGGGGACGCGCCCGCCGTGCGACGCCTCGAGGCTGCGGACCTTGCGGATGAGCGTGAGGCCGTCCTCGCCCGGCATGCCGAGGTCCGACAGCAGCACGTCGGGAGGGCGCGACGAAAGGGCGGCGAGCGCCTCGCCCGCGGATGCCACGGAGGTGACGAGGGCGCCGGCGGCCTCGAGCACCTGCCGGACGACCTCGAGCGTGTCGGGATCGTCGTCCACCACCAGCACGCGCACGCGCTCGAGCCCCGCCAGCGGGCGCAGCTCGCCACGGGGCGCCTGGCGCGCGATGTCGCCGCGCCGCGGCCGCGCCAGCGTGACCGGCAGCCGCACGGTGAACGCCGCGCCCCGGCCCGGCCCGTCGCTCGTGGCCGAGACCGCGCCGCCGTGCGCCTCGACGAGGTGACGGACCAGCGCGAGCCCCAGGCCGAGCCCGCCGTGGACACGCGTCGACGACGAGTCCGCCTGCCGGAACCGCTCGAAGAGGTGCGGGAGGAAGTCCTCGGCGATCCCCGCGCCCGTGTCGCGCACCCGGATCGTCACCTCGTCTCCCTCGCGCGCGAGCCGGACCTCGACGCGCCCGCCCGGCGGCGTGAACTTGATGGCGTTGGAGAGCAGGTTCCAGACGACCTGCTGCAGGCGGCCGGGATCGCCCGCGACCGGACCTGCGCGCGGGACGAGCACCGCCGCGACGGAGATGCTGCGCGCGGCGGCCGCGGGGCGGACGGCCTCGAGGGCGGCCTCGACGACCGGGACGAGCTCGACGGGCCGGACGTCGAGCCGGAGCTGGCCGCGCACGATGCGCGAGAAGTCGAGCAGGTCGTCCACGATCTGCGCCTGGGCCTGCGCGCTCCGCTCGATGGTCTCGATGCCGCGGGACGCCGCGGCGGCGTCGAGCTTCCCGAGACGGAGGAGCCGGGCCCAGCCCAGCACCGCGTTGAGCGGCGTGCGCAGCTCGTGGGAGACCGTCGCGACGAACTCGTCCTTGGCGCGATCGGCCCGCTCCGCCTCCGCGCGCGCCGCGCGGGCGGCCGCCTCGAGCCGCTCCCGCTCGGAGGCCGCGCGCGCCCGCTCGGCGCCCGCCTCCCGGCGGGAGTCCTCGGCGGCGACGGCCAGGGCGTCTCGCTCGGCCTCGAGCGCGCGCCGCGCGCGCCTCGCGCGCGCGATCGCGACGGCGGTCACGCTCGCTGCGGCCGCGGCGAGCGTCACGACGAGGACGATGTCATCGGCGAGGGGTTCCATCG includes:
- a CDS encoding HAD family phosphatase; translated protein: MVPFDRTAAIFDVDDSLLDGNAGTIFTWYLYNQKAMRPEMRSRIPRIIYEYARHRLTEQDMVEVGSRCQQGLYADDLRAHAHACFERHLRKRITSGAMRHIRRHLLSGHFVLIASGSPQYIVDEVGRHLRVHAAIGTRTRIVDGKATDQIVPPVVFREGKRAAVEAVLERWDLDPARSWLYSDSVADVPLFEAVGNPVVVNPKAPFRALAERRGWEVQEWRERNRPGDQPDIADEWGSWGG
- a CDS encoding TatD family hydrolase produces the protein MGLIDSHAHLDCADYVHDLDGVVSRARAAGLERIVCVGLWRKPGDFGNALELATQDPGFFSATVGVHPHEAARVPEEDWATAAALAADPRVVAVGETGLDYHYDHSPRADQRAAFRRSIRIARDAARPLVVHVREADEDCAAILREEGIPAAGGVIHCFTGDAPAARAYLDLGLHISVAGIVTFKTAEAIREAVRIVPRDRLLVETDSPFLAPAPYRGKRNEPAYVVKTAEKVAELWGASLDDVAAATTANVKRLFRLG
- the metG gene encoding methionine--tRNA ligase, yielding MSERLLVTSALPYANGSIHLGHLVEYIQTDVYVRYRRACGDHVTYVCAADSHGTPIEVNAAKAGMTPKAFVEKYRGEQHDDFRRFGVEFSTYYTTDSPENARWAYRIYDALKAKGLIYKRSIEQLYCEHDRRFLPDRFVKGTCPKCGARDQYGDVCEVCGTTYDPRDLKDPRCAICGSAPVVRSSDHAYVDLKKAEEVIRGWVEAEGHLEPAVREQVKGWLADLQDWCITRDAPYFGFPVKDPDFPGKFLYVWVDAPIGYLSSAEHYFAEEAPAGERLSPAEFERRYLAEGAGARLEHFIGKDILRFHAVFWPAMLWAAGLKRPDRMPVHGHLTVNGEKMSKTRGSFITARTYLDAGLDPELLRYFYAANLGPSVQDLDLALDEFRNRVNADLANNVANLASRVAALVPRAGAPLAERPEPALVEVARSALAAARLAYRALEYREVVRAANQVADRCNKRMQEAKPWEDPASPASRALLFSCAKSLRAIATILWPVMPRFCGDLAAAFGQERPERWDEDFDPFAGGPVVVAAKPPQIARLDPRQVEKLIVVPPEARSPAPKVAKAASPAETATKASAKPAAAAPPGVIQYDDFAKVELRVAVVRSAEKVEGADKLLKLTVEAGDPEPRIIVAGIAQAYPEPGALVGKRIVVVANLAPRPLRGITSQGMLLAAGEAPNLAVVTVPDGIAPGTRVK
- a CDS encoding DNA polymerase III subunit delta, with product MAAGRGPPARAAAGATLETCLADVRAGSPRPVYLLDGDAFLALRAARELAGALVPEDRRALNLVELDAAASPAEVAAELSTGGLFGGGKVVLVHEPAFLASKEDAEAAYGRAREQWAKGAQRDAARRLLALAAKAGWSLKDLAPEAGRVDHAALAADLGVPEATYDAAFVEGAARFAVERDLKVAKDDASALDAALEKGFARGHVLVVAAGKVDGKLPLVKKLAAAGRRVTIQLEKEGTWDAQRLVLGPVLASLLAGTGKRVDRGGEARLAALVGEDARTLASEVAKLAAYVGDRKVIGAEDVDAVVTRVASDPFFALGNAIEARDLPQALGVLDRSIADGASPFMLLGSLASAVRRMIVERERARRAVGDRRIGSAREWEAEVFPLVPEDEAKGKKPFGFWMKYQASTRFSRAELLDGLAALAEADVAMKSGQDGRIRLERVLLGLLAGGHMERSHP
- the holB gene encoding DNA polymerase III subunit delta'; protein product: MPFSELIAQDRAVSSLRSALRRGALHHAYLFGGPEGVGKATAARLLAQAANCEVPAPAGGLRDDACGACAPCRKIARGVHPDVLLLQEERVMAKAGRWDPKGGRTPSKDIVVDQVRDVVDRRLAMKRFEGRRRFVILDPADAMNPQAQNALLKTLEEPPEATTLVLVAASPDALLPTIRSRCLRVPFAPLPAAAVAARLEAGGRPAAEARLAAALAGGSLSRALALDAETLAAERDAVLAAATLDPGDAAAWLAFARDHGDDREAAAELCALLAVWLRDVLAAQAGAADVALGDLADATRRAAAALAPAEVLRRREEVQTTAAALRQNASPTLALERMLIAWFHGRG
- a CDS encoding ATP-binding protein; this encodes MEPLADDIVLVVTLAAAAASVTAVAIARARRARRALEAERDALAVAAEDSRREAGAERARAASERERLEAAARAARAEAERADRAKDEFVATVSHELRTPLNAVLGWARLLRLGKLDAAAASRGIETIERSAQAQAQIVDDLLDFSRIVRGQLRLDVRPVELVPVVEAALEAVRPAAAARSISVAAVLVPRAGPVAGDPGRLQQVVWNLLSNAIKFTPPGGRVEVRLAREGDEVTIRVRDTGAGIAEDFLPHLFERFRQADSSSTRVHGGLGLGLALVRHLVEAHGGAVSATSDGPGRGAAFTVRLPVTLARPRRGDIARQAPRGELRPLAGLERVRVLVVDDDPDTLEVVRQVLEAAGALVTSVASAGEALAALSSRPPDVLLSDLGMPGEDGLTLIRKVRSLEASHGGRVPAAALTAYTQAEDRTEALLAGFQVYLAKPVEPSELTAAVARLAGRLN